The Xenopus laevis strain J_2021 chromosome 4L, Xenopus_laevis_v10.1, whole genome shotgun sequence genomic sequence atttaaatattttatttttaaaatttgggcgGATGGGTGTAACTAAGGAAAGCCACTTTTCATAAATCTACATAGGAAAATCCCCCTGCCAGTGGCTGCAAGACAATAGATGTCTGTATAAAGCAAGTGTCATCTGACAGGTGCAGGCATTAACACCTGAAAGACAATAGATGTCTGGTAGAAAGCAACTAACGCCTGATACTGGGGATGTCGGGGATTTTAAAGCATGTGACTAATAGGGCTTGTTTATGAACGCtgggcaagtttgcacctgggctgtaatccatagcaaccaatcaaaagatTGCTTTTATTGGTCTACCTTAAGTTGGCTGTTTTGCTGTGGCTTACTACCAGGAACaaatgtgccattaccctaatgTTGTTTTGTGTCTATAACTTCCAAAGTGTTATCTGCAGcattttataatgtttataaataaacatttaattataCAATGAAAGTATAAAGGTGACTAACTTTGTCAAGTTATAAGCAcccattttttcccacaaatgaAATCAAGCACATAAGCAACTTCCATCTATGAAAAGTTAAAGCGTTActaacacgttcctataaaaatcataagaacgtgtatcaagtagttgctgcacccgcaatagttcccctcaaagccgcccccctGCGAACCACCAttgacccgaccctccgacacagctaaaagatcttctgtgcagtttcagtgacgctgggctgggggtggtgcgatccttccataggatAGTTACGAACTAAAACTGGACTTCAGCTTATGGAAGGAAGCAAGACGGAAGATCAGTTAGCTGTGTCAAAGGGTCGGCTGCGCAAAggttcgcagggctgggggcggctttcaggggaactattacgggtagggattcaccgaatccaggattcggttccgccgaatccttctacccggccgaaccgaatcctaatttgaatatgccatttctgggtggggagggaaatcacatgacttttcgtcacaaaacaagcaagtacattttttccccttcccacccctaatttgcatatgcaaattagggttcggtattcggccgaatctttcacaaaggattcggggttcggccggatccaaaatagtggatttggtgcatccctaattgcggGTGAAGCAACTACTGGATACTGACACATTCTTATGAtctttataggaacgtgtcagtatcgattTAATGTCTGGATCTTATTTTTGCCTATGGTTAAAGGGAAGAGACCTGCCTTAGGTCTGTGCCATAAGCTAATTTAGCCCCTCCACTTGCATCAGCATTCTCACCCATagccatttgcccggggggcaggcACATGAGAAGGCTGATGCAAGTAGAGAATCGGCCCTTTATGGCATTAGTCTAAGGATTTTTTCAACTAGGTACCTGGTAGGTTCTGGGAAAGCcccattgctaaaaatgctcttgATTGCCTGGTAACGCTCACCACTAAACATTGTGTAAAAGTCTGCCTTCGGCAGAGCTGGGTACCAGCCAAGCATGCTTAGTATCCTGTGTGGTGCCCTTCTGTCACCACCAGtgattatttgttgtttttattttacttaagcGGTAGGTTTTATTATGGTAGCATTGCTATTGCCTATTTGTATTTTCAGTCCAGGCTTATAGATGCTAGTATTGTACTTTGCTGCATGCTGGCAGGCTTTCAGCTGTCTTATAGCTGGAAGTTCCTGTTTGACTGCCATGAATAAGAATTGTACCCTTTTGCTTACCAGCTTTGCATAACCATTCTGTTTTTGTGTTACAGGTACCGCTTGGTCGCTGTTATAGTCTTCATCCTTGGCCTCGGCACTCTTTTGCCCTGGAATTTCTTCATAACAGCCATtcctgtgagtttttttttagatatgccTTACTTTTTATGGATCCAAAATATCCCCCGGCACCAGTATAAAAATCTAGGAAATATAAATTACTCACGGAGATTCTTTTAGAAAGCATTTGTTTACAAAGCAGTTAACCTATTAGTTATTTCCCCTGTTTGTAGGCGAGTAGCCTTAAGATAAAGTTGACCACctcctttatatatttaaatgaacagtaacatcaaaaaattaaagtgttttaaagtaattcaaatataatgcagtgttgccctgcattggtaaaactgctgtgtttgcttcagaaacactactattgtttatataaataagctgctgtgtagcaacgtggggcagccattcaaaggagaaaaggctcaaattacatagcagacagcagataagctctgtagaacataataatattatatgttatccactatttaacctgtgccatatagccttttttcaatttccactattgctacacagcagcttgtttatatgaactgtattcgtgtttctgaagcaaacagatcagttttacaggTGCAAGGCAACataacatgatattttcattactttaagacacttttaatttttttggtgttactgttcctgtaagcGGTAATTAAAAACTGTAGTTTGAACTAGCCACATCAGTGCTGGGGGCTAGCAAGGGAGGGGAACCCACTAGAATCAGAATAATTTAGTAGAacctttatatgtgtgtgtgagattTCTACACTACTAAAGTTCCCCTACCCAAGAAATTACATTGAGCAGTGGCCACTTAATAGGAAAATACTGGGTATCAATTCCTCTACATGCAGTGGATCGCTTACCTTGGATATAAATGGGAAGCACCAAGTTGTCCTAATCCTGCTGTAGTTGTTTGATCAATGGCAGGTAGCAGACACAATTCATAGCATCTAAAACATGGGTTCAACTGTACTGATGTTTAATTTGGCAGATGTTTTCTGTCACACAGTATCTGATCTGTTGCTAAATTGTTACTTCATTCTGAGCACCCTTCtgattgttttaatttttgtgtgTATCACAGTATTTTCAGTCACGTCTAACAACAGAGAAGGCCTTGGATCGAATCTCAGAACTGGACTATTCAAATACCTCCTTAGCAAATAACACTTCTGACAAGGCACTACATTCAGGGGATGACTTTCAATTTAATAACTGGATGACCCTTCTGGCACAGCTTCCTTTACTTCTTTGCACATTCCTCAATTCCTTCCTTTACCAATGGTAAATATTTACCCTGCTCATCATAATGTTTACTCATCCCTTCTGTCTTTATCTCTGTTTCCCTCCTTCATCTCATCATAATGTTTACTCATCCCTTCTGTCATTATCTCTGTTTCCCTCCTTCATCTTATATTGTGTATATGAATTTATTGTGGCCCCACCTTTACTGAATATgcctaaagtagggatgcaccgaatccaggattcggttcgggactcggccaggattctgcctttttcagcaggattcagattcgtctgAATcgttctgcccggccaaaccgaatccaaatcctaatgcGACAGGGagcgaagtaaaaaaaattagggacaaaacaaggaagtaaaaatgttttcctgttctcacccctaatttgcatatacaaattaggtttggaattaggccgaatctttcgtgaaggattcgggggttctgctgaattcaaaataatggattcggtgcatccctagcctaaAGCTGTCTATACGTACAGATATCAGCCAGTTAACAATCaaggaagcctgtcggagggccccatacacttaATACACAAAAACGTAATCTGTCAGCATCTTATATCTGgtcatgtatggggacctttcacATTCGAAGGTAACACGCATGCACCCAGCATTGGTTGGATATTCCTGATTCgcactggtgctccgtcacaGGCAACCACAGAGTTAACTTCAATATATTAAGGTAGCAAAtcaaggaaaaacagcaaaaagcagaataactgctattcaatctttattgtgcCTTTCACACTTgtatgtatggggacctttattgTGACTAGGCCCAATTTTATTAGCTACTATATTTCTGTtgtccttttatatatttttttttttttaactattatcaGTTATCTTATATTACAAGTTCATTAAATCAGGTCTTAAACGATTTTACTATGGTTAAGTTGGCTAATTCAATAGTGAGTTTAGGCTGTCCTAGTTCTGAACATGTATAAGGTCATTATTTGGCCCAAAACTGCGCTGGCCCACGCCGTCGCACAGTAACCTGAACAGTTAGACGGCAGAAAAAATTGCTGCATCACCACAATTTAAACACTTGACATGCCTGCGTCCTGGTATTATTAGTGTCACCATCTTTATGGTTCAGGGGGtcatggggtaatgtaatataaGATCAACATTTTGCCCATATAAGGTATCcaataatatttgtgttttttttgtttgttttttgtatattctttatttttcaaacaaagGCATTGTCATACATAAATACTGGACATAGCGAAAAGGGATAACATTCAAAATGCACATGGTAAATTATTGTTGTCCATAAGTAATACAGTTACATTTTATCAACACATACATTCCTCAGTTCTATTTGGTCCAGTGCGGTGTTAAACCATtaagatttgtgtttttaaataacaGGCCAGTAAATGCTACGTATTGAGTTTTTGCTATGGTAATTATAGAAAACTTTAGACTGgttattacattaccctaaaACTCTTGACTCCTTGACTACTACTCGATCTGTCTATCCTATAAATATGGCCATAGAAGTTACAATTACGGTCTTTCCAGGAAAggtcgttcatttcaatacacacgtgtagagttgattcgtcagatatacaggtagagacAACAGaatttctacctgtatctgatgattcagcaataACATtggctgatgttcgggtgccttcaatgGCAGCACGATCAACGAACCGACCAATATATAAATCTTCTGCCGACATTGGTCGGCTCGTCTCCTACCATACACACAATGAATATtctacgaaaattagttttgtacaatattatttagTCTATATAAGTCAGGTTAGAAGACACTGAACAGATAAcatgttatctgcctgcctctgTAGGTAGTCTATAGGGTGGACTTCGATCTATTCACACTTGTTTCCTATGAGATGGAATGCATAAAAATCCACAGCATGTCAAGTGCAATTGAAAATGCTTCTAAAATTCAGGCAGTGTATAAGGTGTGCATTGAAATAGTAATTACTAACCTACCTGTGTCTCACTTGTTCTTTGTTTTAGTGTTCCAGAGAAAGTGAGAATTGCTGGCAGCATGGTAGCTATTCTCTTTCTTTTCACTATTACTGCTGTCCTGGTTAAAGTGGAGATGTCCCCACAGACTTTCTTCGATGTCACAATGTCTACAATCTGGTTTATCAATGGTAATGGCTCTTCTTTCTCGAAGaatacagtatttgtgttttttacatgtatttttttttttaaaaaaatgcattacgAGGTCTATTTAAATGTGTGCGGGAACGTAGCATTTGccctttctattttatttatggtATGTCAAAATCCCTAAGCAGTAGACGCATGACTGGatttatgagattaaaaatacatttgctctCTTGTATTATTTGGCAATTTTTGTCCTACCTTCATGCTGTTGTGCTCATTGAATGTCTCCTTTATTGTCCCACCACAGCTTTCTGTGCTATTTTACAAGGCAGTCTCTTTGGCCTGCTGACTCTCCTTCCTCAGACCTACAGCAGTCTTTTCCTTAGTGGACAGGGGATGGCTGGTACTTTTGCTGCACTGGCAATGTTGTTGTCCATGTCCAGTAAGTAATTTTTCAGACATTctcaaacacaaataattttcaaatgtctTATGTCTGTTTTTGAAAGCTGATGTAAACAAAGATTTGACTTGCTAAAAGGAATGTCACATCAGGGCAGAAGAACATGAGAAGGTTTCATGAATTTTACCTGCCACACTTAacccaaatacactattttgatATGCCTTCCAAtgaaccccccttgaggatcacTGTAAAGAGCAAGTACTGGTTAGGTTAGGTCATTCTTCCTTGCAAATGTGGCTGCTTTAGCCACAGTAGTACTGTTATGAAAAAAGCATATGGAAACCAATATCTTGGAGATGATGTCCTGTTTCTAGTAGCACAGTCACACTCATTTCTAGGCTCAAATAAATAGTTGGATTGGTGGCAGCATTTTTCTATAGAAGCTCATACAGTGTATTAACCTATAGCCCTAGAAAGTTGGGCCATGAAATTGGTACCAATATAGATATCCCTAGGATATCTGGTCATAGGGATGAcatacagattaaaaaaaaaatcagaagcagTGATCTTGGTGATATTTAATGTTGTGTTTGTGTACTAAATCAACCTACTGCTTCTTTTCATGGTGACAAATATATGATTATGCTGTAAAGTGACTGGGCATTTCAGTCTCTGGCTCATAATTGGGTTACACAGCGAAATATTGTTCGGTTTTCTTCCTTCTATGACTTTGTCTCTCCTGGACATCAGTATAGCTTTATATAACCAATTCTACTGGATCCCATAGCTCAGCAGCACTACTAATGAAAGCTGGGAATCCAAGTATTGGTGTCAACTAGAAACATGGTGGCATGGGAGACTCCAGGCCCCTAACAAGAAAGCTGTAGCTGGATTTGATGCCACATACAGTTGCTGAGcttattttattaatttcataCTTTCCTTGTAAATTCTCTCTTGATTTTGTGTGATGCCTCAATTTTCTTATTCATTTTTCTCATCCAATGTACTCTTTCTTGCTTTTAAACCTTCTAAATGCAACTATCTTTGTTAATCTTCACAGGTGGGGCTGACCATCGAACCACAGCCTTGGGTTATTTCGTTACACCTTGTATTGGAACTTTCATTTCAATCATGTGCTACTTGATGTTGCCCCGTCTGGTAAGTGATGTTTTTATGTATGCAGAGTAACATGTGTTTGCCACCTATAACTGTATTTTAGAATCCTTCCTGTCCTGATTGTGTTGTCAGCACAGAAGAGTAGACATACTTTGGCCTTACCTGTAGTAGAAGTAGAAAataacatgattttcttgtaagaTCTGTGCTGCATGTGTATTTTGGAATGTATTGCTAGAAGCTTTGTTGCTCTAGATCCGATAACATGTCTCTGAAAATAGGTAAATCTTTGCATAGCCACCATTTTCCCATAACCTGTATCTCTTAattttttgtattgtatataaAGATGCCTCAAGgcctttactttttttctttgatgTCTATAGGAATAATTAGTTCTTAAATTTCTGTTAGAAACAACACAATTGGAGGCAAATAGGTGGCTAAAAGGAACTTGCAGCCAGTCAGCCTGAGATACAGTGACAACTGAAGGCAAAGCTTTTAAAAATTTCAAACTGAATCAGGAAACTAAATATACATTGAGCTCTTAAAGGGCTGCTATAGATTTCACGTTTTTAACTGtggatttgtctaatggaaatattaggaAGATCATTTCCCAAACCATCAAGGTATtgctagcttaaagggatactgtcatttggaaaaaacatttttttcaaaatcaatcagttaatagtgctgctccagcagaattctgcactgaaatccatttctcaaaagagcaaacagatttttgtaattcaattttgaaatctgacatggggctagacatattgacaatttcccagctgccccaagtcatgtgacttgtgctctgataaacttcaatcactttttagtgctgtacagcaagttggagtgatatcaccccctgcctttcccccccagcagccaaacaaaagaacaatgggaaggtaaccagatagcagttccctaacacaagataacagctgcctggtagatctaagaacaacactcaatagtaaaaacccatgtcccactgagacgcattcagttacattgagaaggaaaaacagcagcctgccagaaagcatttctctcttaaagtgcaggcacaagtcacatgactgggggcaatcatttcagtgcagaattctgctggagtagcactattaactgatgtgttttgaaaaaaaacatgttttctgatgacaggatccctttaagaaggaaaaacagcagcctgctagaaagcatttctctcctaaagtgcaggcacaagtcacatgaccaggggcagctgggaaattggcaaaatgtctagccccatgtcagatttcaaaattgaatataaaataatctgtttgctcttttgagaaatggatttcagtgcagaattctgctggagtagcactattaactgatgcgttttgaaaaaaacatgttttccgatgacagtatacCTGTaactgtatggaaaaaaaaaaccatctgtcGGGATAGGCACAgttctgacaaaaaaaaactgaaggctTAATGAGCCTCTAATAATTCTATTAGGCTTTGTGCTTACAGCAgtcaggatatttttttttttttttgtaagcatgGGTGCTGTGAGGTACAGTGCTGTCACCATGCAACAAACTATGAAATAGCTGCTCTCATGTTTCACAGTGGGTCTTTATCATGGGGATGAGATCAACACAgaaggcagaaaaagaaaaaaaatcatttaagcatttgtATTTTGATTACGAAACCTGATCCTTTTCCATGTAGCAACCTCATGAATCTGCACAGCAAATGCACACACTTTTTCATTATTGTGTATATATGAAGTCATAAAATTTTAATAATGAGGTTAATGTCCCTAATGGGGCATGCTGACCTCCAACACCAAAAACCAGCGGCAGTCAATTGTGCTGATATCAGACCTGGCAGTGACAGGCAGATCGCCATTAATGACGGCTTGGTGCTTCTGCCACTCATCAGAAAATTTCAATTTCACTGTGGTCAACTGTAAAGCAGCAGCGTATAATGTGCTGTTAGTTTTTGAAGTCTGTTTATTAAGTAAATGCTCATTATAGGTAGTTTCTATCCACTGATCAGTCATGTAACTTCTGTGTCCCATAGAGAAGGCCTGTGTCTGTGCAGCATGGGACATGCAACATTTTGTTAGCTGCAATAACCTCAGGGTATACTAAAATGCCTTGAACCACTGGTAACTTCCATTAATTATAGTATATGGTAAGGGCCATCCCCTTTATGCATGGGAGCTTGTGTTCTGTTATTTTTACACAAACTGAAATGGATTATAAGgttcttcaaaatattttttattggcaaAGTTTTCATAGGAGGAATGCTACATTCAGGTGGAGCTGCCACTCCCTAGAAATGCTTTTCGTTAGATACCTTTAGTTAAACATAACATATAAATGTGCACTGACTTGATTGGTCTAATGTGTCCTTTGCACACAACAGTATCTGCTGCAGAACCTTGAAGCAGTCATTTTTATGAGTGTGTTGTGTTCAAGATTTATGGACTGTGCACTTAAGTGTTGAAAATTAGCCAGCTCTTCATATTTAAGCAGCCTAGAAATGTCTGTAAAAAGTGTAATATCTCGGATAGAAATGATTAccctttgtatgtttttttatttttagaatagaATGCTGCTCCTCCTttaggtaaaaatcactataattttatagctttttttatgaAGGCTGATGGGCTTGCAGTTTAAAATGGTCAGATAAAGTAAATGTATGGTATACAATTTTAAACATCTATCAATAGTTCTTTCATTGGGAAATACGTATCACTAATACAGGATTATTCTTAAATGCTGTAGGTGGTTAGGAATTTTGGTTTAAAGTGTAGGAATGAAATGCCCCTGTGAGGAATGTATCACTTGAGGCATCCATACAGTGACAGTGTGTGACTTGTTAAATGGTTATGTCAATATTCAGACTGTTAACAAGGTGAATCATGTGATCCCTAGAACAAAAAATCTCTGCCCAATTCCTTTGAAAGCACTTTGGAGTAGCGTTCATTGAATTAAAATTCTTATTTGTGACAGAGATGCAGCTTTCAATATATAGTGGTTtgacttgattttttttggttttctgtgCAGGATTTTGCCAAATTCCATTTCTCTAAATCGGGCAGCAATAGTGCAAAGAATTATGAACTGGATACAAAAGCTGAACTCCTACAGCAAGGTACAGTGAGATATTAATCCTCTATAAAATTAGCAGTGTTtaatatcaaattcaaatcaacCCTCTATTCTACAGTATGTTGATACATTAACCTCTTCTTTCACAGAGGTAAATCTGGAGGCTGCAGAACAGAAACAGGCAATGCA encodes the following:
- the slc29a2.L gene encoding solute carrier family 29 (equilibrative nucleoside transporter), member 2 L homeolog encodes the protein MSLKDEVQDKYRLVAVIVFILGLGTLLPWNFFITAIPYFQSRLTTEKALDRISELDYSNTSLANNTSDKALHSGDDFQFNNWMTLLAQLPLLLCTFLNSFLYQCVPEKVRIAGSMVAILFLFTITAVLVKVEMSPQTFFDVTMSTIWFINAFCAILQGSLFGLLTLLPQTYSSLFLSGQGMAGTFAALAMLLSMSSGADHRTTALGYFVTPCIGTFISIMCYLMLPRLDFAKFHFSKSGSNSAKNYELDTKAELLQQEVNLEAAEQKQAMHKVKEAEVLTGEGAQKVSMCAVLRKIWIMAVTIVLTFGVTLSVFPAITAAVQSGTTDENWGRFFNPVCCFLIFNVMDWAGRSLTSYTLWPGPDCKFLPLIVAVRFIFVPAFMLCNISGKSYLPIVFGNDAWFVIFMIFFSFTNGYFVSLSMCLAPKKVLPHECEATGAIMTFFLALGLSVGAGLSFLFKALL
- the slc29a2.L gene encoding solute carrier family 29 (equilibrative nucleoside transporter), member 2 L homeolog isoform X1, whose protein sequence is MARTAALLIENHGKCSLSACDTDESLRSLLQVNEGHQKETSRMSLKDEVQDKYRLVAVIVFILGLGTLLPWNFFITAIPYFQSRLTTEKALDRISELDYSNTSLANNTSDKALHSGDDFQFNNWMTLLAQLPLLLCTFLNSFLYQCVPEKVRIAGSMVAILFLFTITAVLVKVEMSPQTFFDVTMSTIWFINAFCAILQGSLFGLLTLLPQTYSSLFLSGQGMAGTFAALAMLLSMSSGADHRTTALGYFVTPCIGTFISIMCYLMLPRLDFAKFHFSKSGSNSAKNYELDTKAELLQQEVNLEAAEQKQAMHKVKEAEVLTGEGAQKVSMCAVLRKIWIMAVTIVLTFGVTLSVFPAITAAVQSGTTDENWGRFFNPVCCFLIFNVMDWAGRSLTSYTLWPGPDCKFLPLIVAVRFIFVPAFMLCNISGKSYLPIVFGNDAWFVIFMIFFSFTNGYFVSLSMCLAPKKVLPHECEATGAIMTFFLALGLSVGAGLSFLFKALL